The Oenanthe melanoleuca isolate GR-GAL-2019-014 chromosome 15, OMel1.0, whole genome shotgun sequence genome contains a region encoding:
- the IFT81 gene encoding intraflagellar transport protein 81 homolog isoform X1, translated as MGDQIQFIVEKLNQEPFRKNYNLISFDSLESLQLLQLLSDVLGEIDPKHAVDIREELPEQTAKRMLNLLGILKYKPPGTVSDLSAFRQGLVTGSKTVIHPVLHWLLQRTSELRTRAYLARFLVKLEVPAEFLQDDTVADFNKQYEELMEAFKNLHKEHEQLKISGLSTAEIRRDIGAMEEEKDQLAKRVERLKKRVETVQNHQRMLEIARQLRLEKEREESLAQQKQEQKSQLFHAEQKLQRAQVQLKEMQNMVADSKPESLMKKLEEEMNFNSYLVTEKIPREMESKKTSVYFLQKVVAEPAMTQADLTALESERDEVNAEINQLIEKRMIKYEPTDSKFSMYRQQASIISRKKEAKAEELQAAKEEMSSLERQMEQKSSQAHELEGSEVLTEDEFKQYVSKLRSKNTFYKKKRLEIAEITAEYGILQRTEELLRQRHEAIQQQLQAIEEKKGISGYSYTQEELERVSAVKSEMDEVKGQTLDNMSEMVKKLNAMVAEKKASLAPVIKELRQLRQSCQELTQECDEKKIQYDSCAAGLETNRSALEQEVKGLLEECAQEESNYHYINCMKRSLEVQLQRAKEEMKAYMSPDPQERRRAVREQYTRIILEQENLGKKLREKQKVVRESHGLNMKQMKMWQDFEQLMECKRECFLKQQNQSTIGQIIQEGGKDRLVL; from the exons ATGGGTGACCAAATCCAATTCATTGTTGAGAAGCTCAATCAGGAGCCCTTCAGGAAGAACTACAATCTGATCTCGTTTGACTCCCTGGAGtcgctgcagctgctgcagctgctcagtgatGTTCTGGGGGAGATTGACCCGAAG CATGCTGTCGACATTagagaggagctgccagaaCAAACAGCTAAAAGAATGTTGAATCTCCTTGGAATCCTGAAATACAAACCTCCAGGGACTGTGTCAGACCT GAGTGCTTTTCGCCAAGGGCTGGTTACTGGAAGCAAAACTGTAATTCATCCTGTCTTACACTGGCTTCTTCAGAGGACCAGTGAACTCAGGACAAGAGCTTACCTGGCACGTTTCTTAGTGAAACTGGAAGTGCCAGCAGAGTTCCTACAGGATGATACTGTGGCTGACTTCAACAAACAG TATGAAGAACTCATGGAAGCATTTAAAAACCTGCATAAGGAGCACGAGCAGCTCAAAATATCTGGTTTATCAACTGCAGAAATAAGAAGG gACATTGGTGCaatggaagaggagaaagatCAACTGGCCAAAAGAGTAGAGCGTCTTAAGAAGAGG GTGGAGACAGTACAAAATCATCAACGGATGCTTGAAATAGCAAGACAGCTCCGCttagagaaagagagagaagaatcTCTGGCTCAacagaaacaagaacaaaaaagtCAG CTGTTCCACGcagagcagaagctgcagagagctcaggTGCAGCTGAAGGAGATGCAGAACATGGTGGCAGATTCCAAACCAGAAA gtTTAATGAAGAAACTAGAAGAGGAGATGAATTTCAATTCCTACCTGGTAACTGAAAAAATACCCAGAGAGATGGAAAGTAAAAAGACTTCAGTGTATTTCTTACAAAAGGTGGTTGCAGAGCCAGCCATGACTCAAGCTGATCTCACGGCACTGGAAAGTGAG AGAGATGAAGTCAATGCAGAAATTAATCAGCTTATTGAGAAAAGGATGATCAAGTATGAGCCAACTGACAGTAAATTCTCCATGTATCGCCAGCAG GCTTCTATAATTTCTCGGAAAAAAGAAGCCAAGGCAGAAGAGCTTCAGGCTGCCAAGGAAGAgatgtccagcctggagaggcaGATGGAGCAGAAGAGCAGTCAGGCCCATGAGCTGGAAGGCTCTGAAGTCCTCACTGAGGATGAG TTCAAGCAGTACGTGAGCAAGCTGCGGAGCAAGAACACGTTTTACAAAAAGAAGAGGCTGGAAATAGCAGAGATCACGGCGGAGTACGGGATCCTGCAGAGGACCGAGGAGCTCCTGCGGCAGCGCCACGAGgccatccagcagcagctg CAAGCAAttgaggagaagaaaggaatcTCTGGATACAGCTAcacccaggaggagctggaaagaGTCTCTGCAGTGAAGAGTGAAATGGATGAAGTAAAAGGCCAGACATTAGATAACATGTCTGAAATG GTGAAGAAACTGAATGCCATGGTGGCAGAGAAGAAGGCAAGCCTTGCTCCTGTCATCAAAGAGCTGAGGCAGCTGCGTCAGAGCTGCCAG GAATTAACTCAAGAATGTGATGAGAAGAAAATCCAGTATGACAGTTGTGCAGCCGGCTTGGAGACCAACCGCTCAGCGCTGGAGCAG GAAGTGAAAGGGCTTCTTGAGGAGTGTGCCCAGGAAGAGAGCAACTACCATTACATTAACTGCATGAAAAGG agcctggaggtCCAGCTGCAGCGTGCCAAGGAGGAAATGAAGGCCTACATGTCCCCAGACCCGCAGGAGCGGCGCAGGGCGGTTCG AGAACAGTATACAAGAATAATCCTTGAACAAGAAAACCTTGGGAAG aaactACGAGAGAAACAGAAAGTTGTACGGGAAAGTCATGGGCTGAATatgaagcaaatgaaaatgtgGCAGGACTTCGAGCAATTAATGGAATGTAAGAGAGAATGTTTTCTGAAACAACAAAATCAATCAACCATTGGTCAGATCATTCAGGAAGGAGGTAAAGATAGGCTTGTGTTATGA
- the IFT81 gene encoding intraflagellar transport protein 81 homolog isoform X2 translates to MGDQIQFIVEKLNQEPFRKNYNLISFDSLESLQLLQLLSDVLGEIDPKHAVDIREELPEQTAKRMLNLLGILKYKPPGTVSDLSAFRQGLVTGSKTVIHPVLHWLLQRTSELRTRAYLARFLVKLEVPAEFLQDDTVADFNKQYEELMEAFKNLHKEHEQLKISGLSTAEIRRDIGAMEEEKDQLAKRVERLKKRVETVQNHQRMLEIARQLRLEKEREESLAQQKQEQKSQLFHAEQKLQRAQVQLKEMQNMVADSKPESLMKKLEEEMNFNSYLVTEKIPREMESKKTSVYFLQKVVAEPAMTQADLTALESERDEVNAEINQLIEKRMIKYEPTDSKFSMYRQQASIISRKKEAKAEELQAAKEEMSSLERQMEQKSSQAHELEGSEVLTEDEFKQYVSKLRSKNTFYKKKRLEIAEITAEYGILQRTEELLRQRHEAIQQQLQAIEEKKGISGYSYTQEELERVSAVKSEMDEVKGQTLDNMSEMVKKLNAMVAEKKASLAPVIKELRQLRQSCQELTQECDEKKIQYDSCAAGLETNRSALEQSLEVQLQRAKEEMKAYMSPDPQERRRAVREQYTRIILEQENLGKKLREKQKVVRESHGLNMKQMKMWQDFEQLMECKRECFLKQQNQSTIGQIIQEGGKDRLVL, encoded by the exons ATGGGTGACCAAATCCAATTCATTGTTGAGAAGCTCAATCAGGAGCCCTTCAGGAAGAACTACAATCTGATCTCGTTTGACTCCCTGGAGtcgctgcagctgctgcagctgctcagtgatGTTCTGGGGGAGATTGACCCGAAG CATGCTGTCGACATTagagaggagctgccagaaCAAACAGCTAAAAGAATGTTGAATCTCCTTGGAATCCTGAAATACAAACCTCCAGGGACTGTGTCAGACCT GAGTGCTTTTCGCCAAGGGCTGGTTACTGGAAGCAAAACTGTAATTCATCCTGTCTTACACTGGCTTCTTCAGAGGACCAGTGAACTCAGGACAAGAGCTTACCTGGCACGTTTCTTAGTGAAACTGGAAGTGCCAGCAGAGTTCCTACAGGATGATACTGTGGCTGACTTCAACAAACAG TATGAAGAACTCATGGAAGCATTTAAAAACCTGCATAAGGAGCACGAGCAGCTCAAAATATCTGGTTTATCAACTGCAGAAATAAGAAGG gACATTGGTGCaatggaagaggagaaagatCAACTGGCCAAAAGAGTAGAGCGTCTTAAGAAGAGG GTGGAGACAGTACAAAATCATCAACGGATGCTTGAAATAGCAAGACAGCTCCGCttagagaaagagagagaagaatcTCTGGCTCAacagaaacaagaacaaaaaagtCAG CTGTTCCACGcagagcagaagctgcagagagctcaggTGCAGCTGAAGGAGATGCAGAACATGGTGGCAGATTCCAAACCAGAAA gtTTAATGAAGAAACTAGAAGAGGAGATGAATTTCAATTCCTACCTGGTAACTGAAAAAATACCCAGAGAGATGGAAAGTAAAAAGACTTCAGTGTATTTCTTACAAAAGGTGGTTGCAGAGCCAGCCATGACTCAAGCTGATCTCACGGCACTGGAAAGTGAG AGAGATGAAGTCAATGCAGAAATTAATCAGCTTATTGAGAAAAGGATGATCAAGTATGAGCCAACTGACAGTAAATTCTCCATGTATCGCCAGCAG GCTTCTATAATTTCTCGGAAAAAAGAAGCCAAGGCAGAAGAGCTTCAGGCTGCCAAGGAAGAgatgtccagcctggagaggcaGATGGAGCAGAAGAGCAGTCAGGCCCATGAGCTGGAAGGCTCTGAAGTCCTCACTGAGGATGAG TTCAAGCAGTACGTGAGCAAGCTGCGGAGCAAGAACACGTTTTACAAAAAGAAGAGGCTGGAAATAGCAGAGATCACGGCGGAGTACGGGATCCTGCAGAGGACCGAGGAGCTCCTGCGGCAGCGCCACGAGgccatccagcagcagctg CAAGCAAttgaggagaagaaaggaatcTCTGGATACAGCTAcacccaggaggagctggaaagaGTCTCTGCAGTGAAGAGTGAAATGGATGAAGTAAAAGGCCAGACATTAGATAACATGTCTGAAATG GTGAAGAAACTGAATGCCATGGTGGCAGAGAAGAAGGCAAGCCTTGCTCCTGTCATCAAAGAGCTGAGGCAGCTGCGTCAGAGCTGCCAG GAATTAACTCAAGAATGTGATGAGAAGAAAATCCAGTATGACAGTTGTGCAGCCGGCTTGGAGACCAACCGCTCAGCGCTGGAGCAG agcctggaggtCCAGCTGCAGCGTGCCAAGGAGGAAATGAAGGCCTACATGTCCCCAGACCCGCAGGAGCGGCGCAGGGCGGTTCG AGAACAGTATACAAGAATAATCCTTGAACAAGAAAACCTTGGGAAG aaactACGAGAGAAACAGAAAGTTGTACGGGAAAGTCATGGGCTGAATatgaagcaaatgaaaatgtgGCAGGACTTCGAGCAATTAATGGAATGTAAGAGAGAATGTTTTCTGAAACAACAAAATCAATCAACCATTGGTCAGATCATTCAGGAAGGAGGTAAAGATAGGCTTGTGTTATGA